A single Tenacibaculum sp. 190524A02b DNA region contains:
- a CDS encoding TonB-dependent receptor — protein MIKRLLLVAFALCSSMMFAQTTITGTVNDASLGGPLPGANIKVARKTVGTSTDFDGKFTLKVTDTPPFTIEITSLGYQTKKVEITQNNQVVEVSLTENATSLDEVVISASRTPERVMESPVTIERFDSRAIKNTASASYYDGLENLKGIDINSGGLTFKTVNTRGFATFGNERFVQLVDGMDNASPALNFAIGNLLGISEVDVKSVEILPGAASALYGANAFNGIMLMRSKNPFNEQGITVGLKTGLTSQEAAGDNMFYDTTIRLGHAFDDYFAVKASMSYLKGEEWHATDYRNTTGIGGTYIPGMNHTDDPNYDGANIYGDEVSVDLGGAIGKVSRTGYREVDLMNNEAKSVKFNGALHFRPLGNDRVEIIWNSKFGTGNTIYQGQNRYSLKDFFMQQHKLEVRGKSFFIRGYYAGEDAGNSYDTRFAAINMNSKWKSNTDWFNQYAVTYLNTGSHALARQIADTGRPKPGSATFNQLLNEVTSDPDLMTGSKFKDNTSYYHADGNLNLRDYIDWAEVQFGGSYRLYRLNSFGTIYTDARGPIEYGEFGIYSQIQKKMLDDRLKFTGSIRYDKSDNFEGNFTPRVSLAYAAGENKNHNFRASFQTGFRNPTTQDQYIGLATGAGFILGTAPDNLDRFSSTVVDSNGNSFILSGNDAFTRGYSASSVRNGNPELVETAFVKPEKVKSFEVGYRAALPLGDNKLSVDFSTYYNMYSDFIANKDVVVLVNPNDLPTVANLSNRDLAKTFSVKTNSVVDVNSYGLGIGLNTKIFKGFNIGMNYTWSKFDFDQSKDPDFEAGFNTPEHKVKMQFGHPNLFKNFGFNINARWQNEFYWQSTFLEGNVDARTVIDAQMNYNVPSIKSTFKIGGTNLTGQEYLSAPGVGAIGSQYYVSWTINN, from the coding sequence ATGATAAAAAGATTATTGCTTGTTGCATTTGCGCTATGTAGTAGTATGATGTTTGCACAAACTACTATAACAGGTACGGTGAATGACGCATCATTAGGCGGCCCCTTACCGGGTGCAAACATTAAAGTAGCCCGAAAGACAGTAGGGACTTCTACTGATTTTGATGGGAAATTTACTTTAAAAGTAACAGATACTCCTCCTTTTACTATAGAGATTACTTCATTAGGTTATCAAACAAAAAAGGTAGAAATAACTCAAAATAATCAGGTTGTAGAAGTGAGCTTAACAGAAAATGCCACTTCCTTAGATGAGGTAGTGATTTCTGCATCAAGAACACCAGAACGTGTTATGGAATCACCAGTAACGATTGAGCGTTTTGATTCTAGAGCCATTAAAAATACTGCTTCCGCTTCTTATTATGACGGATTAGAGAATTTAAAAGGAATTGATATTAACTCGGGAGGTTTAACATTTAAAACTGTAAATACTCGTGGTTTTGCAACTTTTGGAAACGAGCGTTTTGTACAGTTAGTTGATGGTATGGACAATGCTTCACCAGCTTTAAACTTTGCTATTGGTAACTTATTAGGAATTTCTGAAGTAGATGTAAAGAGTGTTGAGATTTTACCTGGAGCCGCATCTGCATTATATGGTGCTAATGCATTTAATGGTATTATGTTGATGCGTAGTAAAAACCCATTTAATGAGCAAGGAATTACAGTAGGTTTAAAAACAGGTTTAACTTCTCAAGAAGCTGCAGGAGATAATATGTTTTATGATACAACTATTCGTCTAGGGCATGCTTTTGATGACTATTTTGCAGTAAAAGCTAGTATGTCTTACTTGAAAGGTGAAGAATGGCATGCTACTGATTATAGAAATACCACTGGTATTGGAGGGACTTATATTCCAGGGATGAATCATACTGATGATCCTAATTATGACGGAGCTAACATTTATGGAGATGAAGTATCTGTAGATTTAGGAGGTGCTATAGGAAAAGTTAGTAGAACAGGATATAGAGAGGTAGATTTAATGAATAATGAAGCTAAGAGTGTTAAGTTTAATGGAGCTTTACATTTTCGCCCTTTAGGAAATGATAGAGTTGAAATTATTTGGAACTCTAAGTTTGGAACAGGTAATACAATTTATCAAGGACAAAATAGATATAGCTTAAAAGACTTCTTTATGCAACAGCATAAATTAGAAGTGAGAGGGAAGAGTTTCTTTATTAGAGGTTATTATGCTGGAGAGGACGCAGGAAATTCTTATGATACACGTTTTGCAGCTATTAACATGAATAGTAAGTGGAAGTCAAATACAGATTGGTTTAACCAATATGCAGTAACTTATTTAAACACAGGTTCACATGCTTTAGCTAGACAAATTGCTGATACAGGTAGGCCTAAGCCTGGTTCTGCTACATTTAACCAATTGCTTAATGAAGTTACTTCTGATCCTGATTTAATGACAGGGTCTAAGTTTAAAGATAATACAAGTTACTATCATGCTGATGGTAACTTAAACTTAAGAGACTATATTGATTGGGCAGAGGTTCAATTTGGAGGTTCTTATAGGTTGTATCGTTTAAACTCTTTTGGAACCATTTATACAGATGCTAGAGGACCAATTGAGTATGGAGAATTTGGTATTTATTCACAAATTCAAAAGAAGATGTTAGATGATCGTTTAAAATTTACTGGGTCTATCCGTTATGATAAGTCAGACAATTTTGAAGGAAACTTTACACCAAGAGTATCTTTAGCATATGCAGCTGGAGAGAATAAGAACCACAACTTTAGAGCTTCTTTTCAAACAGGTTTTAGAAACCCAACTACGCAAGATCAATATATTGGTTTAGCAACTGGTGCAGGTTTTATATTAGGTACTGCACCTGATAACTTAGATAGATTTTCTTCAACAGTAGTAGATAGTAATGGTAATTCTTTTATCCTATCAGGAAATGATGCATTTACAAGAGGTTATTCTGCAAGCTCAGTTAGAAATGGAAATCCAGAGTTGGTTGAAACTGCATTTGTAAAACCAGAAAAAGTTAAATCTTTTGAAGTAGGTTACCGTGCAGCTTTACCTTTAGGTGATAATAAGTTGTCGGTTGATTTTAGTACATATTATAATATGTATTCGGACTTTATTGCTAATAAAGATGTTGTAGTGTTAGTGAATCCTAATGACCTTCCTACCGTAGCAAATTTGTCTAATAGAGATTTGGCTAAAACGTTTAGTGTAAAAACAAACTCGGTAGTTGATGTAAATTCTTATGGTTTAGGAATTGGATTGAATACAAAAATCTTTAAAGGATTCAATATAGGGATGAATTATACATGGTCTAAGTTTGATTTTGATCAGTCTAAAGATCCAGATTTTGAAGCAGGTTTTAATACACCAGAACACAAAGTTAAAATGCAGTTTGGGCATCCAAATTTATTTAAAAACTTTGGATTTAATATTAATGCACGTTGGCAAAATGAATTTTACTGGCAGTCTACCTTCTTAGAAGGAAATGTTGATGCAAGAACAGTAATTGATGCGCAAATGAACTACAATGTACCATCTATTAAATCTACATTTAAAATTGGTGGAACTAATTTAACAGGACAAGAATATTTAAGTGCCCCTGGGGTTGGAGCAATTGGATCTCAGTACTACGTTTCTTGGACTATTAATAACTAA